In a genomic window of Micromonospora cremea:
- a CDS encoding MFS transporter has protein sequence MTLIAMCLGAMITFLQITATVSALTTIQRDLGVDPTTVIWIPSAYTLVVASLVLSAATLGNRYGRKRMFAAGVVAMIVGGAVVAEAPTAAWVIAGQLVAGLGGALILPNSLAILGATFTDPHRRTEVITAWSAASGIGLAVGPLIAGTLLRHFHWHSVFLSTIVLGVVTLVVAAVGVAESRQAAGRLDVSGLLLGTIAIAAAVYAMIRGGRDGYTSPVVATTWIVSAAALVGFVLVELRTSAPMLDVRLFRSASFSAVMVVAAVSLFGFTGVAILLVLFHERAQALSPLDTGWRMLVLFGVYAVVAFAAGRTIRRTGFKTPLTAGLVLGALASFGLAAQGPATPFEHRWPLLALFGAASALVVAPATAAALASVAPAQAGMASGAVNAARQVGSVLGSSLLGTLLTTTMLADLPHRLAAHQVGEPTRTAVQSAVVGGATGDQTLPDPVRSALAEALTAGVQAGLRVNGIVFLATAVLALALVRNRPHQH, from the coding sequence CGCCCTGACCACCATCCAGCGGGACCTGGGCGTCGACCCGACCACCGTGATCTGGATTCCCAGCGCCTACACCCTGGTGGTGGCGAGCCTGGTGCTGTCCGCCGCGACGTTGGGAAACCGGTACGGGCGCAAGCGGATGTTCGCTGCCGGCGTCGTCGCCATGATCGTTGGTGGCGCTGTCGTCGCCGAGGCCCCGACGGCGGCCTGGGTGATCGCCGGGCAGTTGGTGGCGGGCCTCGGCGGAGCCCTGATCCTGCCGAACAGCCTGGCGATCCTCGGCGCGACCTTCACCGACCCGCACCGACGCACCGAGGTCATCACCGCCTGGTCGGCCGCCTCCGGCATCGGCCTGGCGGTCGGCCCGCTGATCGCGGGCACCCTGCTGCGGCACTTCCACTGGCACAGCGTCTTCCTGTCGACGATCGTGCTGGGCGTGGTCACCCTCGTCGTGGCCGCGGTCGGGGTGGCCGAGTCCCGGCAGGCCGCTGGCCGCCTGGACGTGTCCGGCCTGCTGCTCGGCACCATCGCCATCGCCGCCGCCGTCTACGCCATGATCAGGGGCGGTCGGGACGGCTACACCAGCCCGGTCGTGGCGACGACCTGGATCGTCTCCGCCGCCGCGCTGGTCGGATTCGTGCTGGTCGAGCTGCGCACCAGCGCGCCGATGCTCGACGTACGGCTGTTCCGGTCCGCGTCGTTCAGCGCCGTCATGGTCGTTGCCGCTGTGTCGCTGTTCGGCTTCACCGGCGTGGCGATCCTGCTCGTCCTGTTCCACGAACGTGCCCAGGCGCTCAGCCCGCTGGACACCGGCTGGCGGATGCTGGTGCTCTTCGGTGTCTACGCGGTCGTCGCCTTCGCCGCCGGGCGGACGATCCGCCGCACCGGGTTCAAGACCCCCCTCACCGCTGGCCTCGTCCTCGGTGCCCTGGCCAGTTTCGGTCTGGCCGCCCAGGGCCCGGCCACCCCGTTCGAGCACCGCTGGCCGCTGCTGGCGCTGTTCGGCGCCGCCAGCGCCCTGGTGGTTGCCCCGGCGACCGCGGCGGCGCTGGCCAGCGTTGCGCCCGCCCAGGCGGGCATGGCTTCCGGCGCGGTCAACGCCGCTCGCCAGGTCGGCTCGGTGCTCGGTTCGTCCCTGCTGGGCACGCTGCTCACCACCACGATGCTGGCCGACCTGCCCCATCGGCTCGCCGCTCACCAGGTGGGCGAGCCCACCCGGACGGCCGTGCAGTCGGCGGTGGTCGGCGGCGCCACCGGTGACCAGACGCTGCCCGACCCGGTCCGGTCAGCGCTCGCCGAGGCCCTGACCGCCGGCGTGCAGGCCGGGCTACGGGTCAACGGCATCGTCTTCCTCGCGACCGCCGTGCTGGCCCTCGCCCTCGTCCGGAACCGGCCGCACCAGCACTAG